The proteins below are encoded in one region of Methanosarcina barkeri 3:
- the dinB gene encoding DNA polymerase IV, whose amino-acid sequence MLASSSKINGPERRITFHADMDSFFASIEVRERSELKGLPVIVGSDPKGGSGRGVVSTCSYEARKYGIHSAMPISQAYRLCPDAVFLPVNMKLYASVSTEIMELLKGFADRFQQVSVDEAYLVPGPEIKSFEEAALYALRIKDEVKKQEGITCSVGIGPNKLIAKIASGFQKPDGLTVVRPEDVKEFLFPLPVSKIPGIGEKTADTLKSMGLNRVKELATCDVQLLSGKFGKMGLRIKQLANGLDFGEVREKESVKSISRHGTFTEDTSDPVKIAGSLDLLAESVHSSLLKNRFLFKTVTLTVRFEDFSTYTRSKTIPIWTSDIFVIKRTAMQLLSEFIGNQKLRLVGIGVTKLREKDEKQTLITDFT is encoded by the coding sequence ATGCTTGCCTCCAGTTCGAAAATAAATGGTCCTGAAAGGCGAATTACCTTCCACGCGGATATGGATAGTTTCTTTGCGTCAATTGAGGTAAGGGAGAGGTCAGAACTAAAAGGATTGCCTGTAATTGTGGGCTCTGACCCGAAAGGAGGCTCAGGAAGGGGAGTTGTGAGCACCTGCTCTTACGAGGCACGGAAATACGGCATTCATTCCGCAATGCCAATATCACAGGCTTACAGGCTCTGTCCGGATGCAGTCTTTTTGCCTGTAAACATGAAGCTATATGCGAGCGTTTCGACAGAAATAATGGAACTTTTAAAGGGATTTGCAGACAGGTTCCAGCAGGTCAGCGTGGATGAAGCCTATCTTGTACCAGGTCCCGAGATAAAGAGTTTTGAAGAGGCTGCCCTTTACGCTCTCAGAATCAAGGATGAAGTAAAAAAACAAGAAGGAATTACCTGTTCAGTCGGAATCGGGCCGAATAAGTTAATCGCAAAAATCGCGTCTGGATTCCAAAAGCCCGACGGTCTTACTGTTGTAAGGCCCGAAGATGTAAAAGAATTTCTTTTTCCGCTACCGGTCTCAAAAATTCCAGGAATTGGAGAAAAGACAGCTGATACATTGAAATCAATGGGCTTAAACAGGGTAAAAGAACTTGCAACCTGTGATGTACAGCTGCTTTCTGGAAAGTTCGGTAAAATGGGACTCCGCATTAAGCAACTGGCAAACGGACTTGATTTTGGAGAGGTTAGGGAAAAGGAAAGTGTAAAATCAATCAGCAGGCATGGAACCTTTACTGAAGATACCAGTGACCCTGTAAAAATCGCCGGATCTCTGGATCTTCTTGCAGAAAGTGTGCACAGTTCCCTTCTCAAAAACAGGTTTCTTTTCAAAACAGTAACCCTTACCGTGCGTTTTGAAGATTTTTCTACCTATACACGCTCAAAGACCATCCCAATCTGGACTTCGGATATCTTTGTAATCAAAAGGACAGCTATGCAGCTTCTCTCCGAATTTATAGGGAATCAAAAGCTCAGGTTAGTAGGCATAGGAGTTACCAAACTCCGCGAAAAGGACGAAAAGCAAACCCTGATTACGGATTTTACCTAA
- a CDS encoding winged helix-turn-helix domain-containing protein, which yields MENNLLDLILLSDKRKNVLLLLLEGPKDIETLKKALNASATAVQPQVKKLKEQHLIVQEKNLYKLSDIGRVIVEKMKPLVDTLAVLEENTSYWAEREVNEIPHCLLQRISELGHCTIIEPQIDYMFELVPEYVKNVRMAKELRSTISYFHPLFPSFFLEIAEKGIPISLVIPEPILKRWIEDYREQTEQYLKKENAKLFVCMDCERIPTVAVADNFMAMALFPKSTVFDRKYVICFDPGARAWGKELYDYYEQRSKQIKNIDNYPQV from the coding sequence ATGGAAAACAATCTACTCGATCTAATCCTTCTCTCTGACAAAAGAAAGAATGTGCTGCTTCTTCTGCTTGAAGGGCCAAAGGATATAGAAACATTAAAAAAAGCCCTTAACGCAAGTGCAACAGCAGTCCAGCCCCAGGTAAAAAAGCTCAAAGAACAGCACCTGATAGTCCAGGAAAAAAACCTCTATAAACTAAGTGATATAGGCAGAGTTATTGTTGAGAAGATGAAGCCTCTTGTAGACACGCTCGCTGTGCTTGAGGAAAATACGAGTTACTGGGCAGAAAGGGAAGTGAATGAGATACCTCATTGTCTCCTGCAAAGAATTAGTGAGCTTGGGCACTGCACTATAATTGAACCTCAGATAGACTATATGTTTGAACTAGTTCCTGAATACGTTAAAAACGTCAGGATGGCAAAAGAGCTGAGGAGTACAATTTCATATTTCCATCCTCTTTTCCCTTCTTTTTTCCTGGAAATTGCCGAAAAAGGAATCCCAATATCACTGGTGATCCCTGAGCCTATCCTGAAAAGATGGATTGAAGATTACAGGGAACAGACCGAACAATACCTTAAAAAAGAAAATGCTAAGCTTTTTGTCTGCATGGACTGTGAAAGGATACCTACTGTCGCAGTAGCTGATAATTTCATGGCAATGGCGCTTTTCCCAAAAAGTACGGTCTTTGACCGAAAGTATGTAATCTGCTTTGATCCAGGAGCTCGGGCCTGGGGAAAAGAACTCTACGACTATTATGAACAGCGTTCCAAACAAATTAAGAATATAGACAATTACCCCCAGGTATAA
- a CDS encoding outer membrane lipoprotein carrier protein LolA, producing MMNNVKIKKIIKSMLLFIFIDLAVFASGCTEKNLTAEDIATQMLEKQDSIQDYSYTMHSTYYAGEKTIETEFKTIYKKPHMIKNFIQEPGKEEETLVLSDGEFRWTYTPGTNTVTKTKLPKTPELTKSDYMTLIGISLNDSNVSLLGVEEINNRETYLLKASPKETVESAAQYYAKVWVDKETWMPLKYEMYDNSGNRTAKTEIWDLKVNSGIPDSEFVFNIPEGAEIKTTS from the coding sequence ATGATGAATAATGTGAAAATAAAGAAAATTATCAAGTCAATGCTCCTATTCATTTTCATAGATCTGGCTGTTTTTGCTTCAGGCTGCACGGAAAAAAACCTGACTGCCGAAGATATTGCAACCCAGATGCTGGAGAAACAGGACAGCATTCAGGATTATTCGTATACAATGCACTCTACTTACTATGCCGGGGAAAAGACCATAGAAACCGAATTTAAAACCATATACAAGAAACCTCATATGATTAAGAACTTTATACAGGAACCCGGGAAGGAGGAAGAGACACTTGTACTTTCAGATGGAGAGTTCCGGTGGACCTATACTCCCGGTACAAATACAGTAACGAAAACAAAGCTTCCCAAAACTCCTGAACTAACTAAAAGTGACTATATGACTCTCATAGGAATTAGCCTTAATGATAGTAATGTCTCTTTACTGGGAGTTGAGGAAATTAACAACAGGGAAACTTACCTGCTGAAAGCAAGTCCTAAAGAAACAGTAGAAAGCGCTGCACAATACTACGCGAAAGTCTGGGTAGATAAAGAAACATGGATGCCTCTTAAGTACGAGATGTATGACAATAGTGGAAACCGAACAGCAAAAACCGAAATATGGGATCTTAAAGTTAACTCAGGGATTCCTGACTCAGAATTTGTTTTCAATATTCCTGAGGGTGCCGAAATAAAAACAACGAGTTAA
- a CDS encoding sorbosone dehydrogenase family protein translates to MKGIKVIIGFFAVIALIFVAYAALRTIPVNGCGENGTGIDCIKLPPGFSVDYYTENVEGARSMALSPNGTLFVGSRDAGKVYAVLDLNNDSKADKVLVLAEGLDMPNGVAFRNGSLYVAEVSRVIRYDDIEARLEDPPEPVVVNDNFPSDRAHGWKYIKFGPDGKLYVPVGMPCNICNKEGEDERYGTIMRMEPDGSQLEIFSKGVRNTVGFDWNPRTEELWFTDNGRDWLGDDVPPDELNRAPVQGMHFGFPYCHGGDIPDPEFGNLRNCSEFTPPEMKLGPHVAALGMTFYNGTMFPEEYRNQIFIAEHGSWNRKIPIGYRVSLVRLENGKPVSYEPFADGWLQGLAAWGRPVDVLVMPDGALLVSDDKNNAIYRISYS, encoded by the coding sequence ATGAAAGGAATAAAAGTAATAATTGGTTTTTTTGCAGTCATTGCACTTATTTTTGTAGCTTATGCGGCTCTCAGAACCATACCAGTTAATGGTTGCGGAGAAAACGGGACCGGAATTGACTGTATCAAGCTTCCACCCGGTTTTTCAGTTGATTATTATACCGAGAATGTCGAGGGTGCGAGGTCAATGGCCCTTAGCCCGAACGGCACACTTTTTGTCGGAAGCCGGGATGCCGGAAAAGTTTATGCTGTTCTTGACCTAAACAACGACAGCAAAGCCGACAAGGTGCTTGTACTTGCTGAGGGACTGGATATGCCAAACGGGGTAGCGTTCAGGAATGGCTCTCTATATGTTGCTGAGGTTTCCAGGGTGATCCGCTATGATGACATCGAAGCCCGGCTTGAAGATCCGCCTGAACCTGTTGTGGTGAATGATAATTTCCCATCCGACCGTGCTCACGGTTGGAAATACATAAAATTCGGGCCTGACGGAAAGCTGTATGTGCCTGTCGGAATGCCGTGCAATATCTGTAATAAGGAAGGAGAAGACGAGAGGTACGGAACAATCATGAGAATGGAACCCGACGGAAGCCAGCTTGAGATTTTTTCAAAGGGTGTCAGGAACACTGTCGGGTTTGACTGGAATCCAAGGACCGAAGAGTTATGGTTTACTGACAACGGAAGGGACTGGCTTGGAGATGATGTGCCTCCTGATGAACTTAACAGGGCGCCTGTCCAGGGAATGCATTTTGGTTTTCCTTATTGCCACGGGGGAGATATTCCGGACCCTGAATTCGGGAACCTCAGGAACTGCTCGGAATTCACACCTCCAGAAATGAAACTTGGCCCTCATGTGGCTGCCCTTGGAATGACCTTTTACAACGGTACAATGTTTCCTGAAGAGTACAGAAACCAGATCTTTATTGCCGAACATGGCTCCTGGAACCGAAAAATCCCAATTGGATATCGTGTCTCTCTTGTCAGGTTGGAAAATGGAAAACCTGTAAGTTATGAGCCTTTTGCTGACGGCTGGCTTCAGGGACTTGCAGCCTGGGGAAGACCTGTGGATGTCCTTGTAATGCCTGACGGAGCTCTGCTTGTTTCCGATGACAAGAATAATGCGATTTACAGGATCAGCTACAGTTGA
- a CDS encoding AI-2E family transporter: MKKAVKMALALLIIVVLTVLIAYATLPYLNYIFGALILFVIFRPLYHFLIRKLRLQKQFAAVLVIIISIFVVLIPFYFLLNTIVSEIEQLLVNQASILASIEAGGHFLTNSLSSLNIPIDVFQTKIEEKAMEFASRAVNYTSLFIVGSIQSLSQQSIGLLIMYFMLYYLFTGEDSDFMRQVSVAVPFNEENTVTLLDEFRKIVRTTLIASGAVALVQGGVLTIVFVIFNIQGAFLWGFIAAILSFLPVVGAPLVWIPATIVQFFQEDYTAAIAILAAGIFISVIDNFLRPIIQKKVGEIHPFLSLLGVVIGISLFGLLGIVIGPLLLSYFVLTVQMFSREYLS, encoded by the coding sequence ATGAAAAAAGCTGTAAAGATGGCTCTGGCCCTTCTCATAATTGTTGTCCTGACTGTGCTTATAGCTTATGCTACACTTCCTTATTTAAATTATATTTTTGGGGCTCTGATCCTCTTTGTTATATTTCGACCTCTTTATCATTTTCTCATAAGAAAACTAAGGCTTCAGAAGCAATTTGCAGCCGTACTTGTGATAATAATTTCTATTTTTGTTGTACTGATACCTTTCTACTTTCTTTTAAACACAATTGTCAGCGAAATCGAACAACTTCTAGTTAATCAGGCGTCCATTCTTGCATCTATTGAGGCTGGAGGCCACTTTTTAACCAATTCTCTCTCAAGTCTGAATATTCCTATAGATGTGTTCCAGACCAAAATCGAAGAGAAAGCAATGGAATTTGCTTCACGAGCCGTTAACTACACAAGCCTGTTCATTGTGGGGTCAATCCAGAGCCTGAGTCAGCAGTCTATTGGGCTATTGATAATGTACTTTATGCTCTATTACCTCTTTACAGGAGAAGACTCGGATTTTATGCGCCAGGTCTCTGTAGCAGTCCCTTTCAATGAAGAAAATACAGTAACTCTTCTGGACGAATTCCGAAAAATTGTTCGGACTACTCTTATTGCCAGTGGGGCAGTTGCTCTTGTCCAGGGTGGAGTTCTGACTATAGTATTTGTTATCTTTAATATTCAGGGAGCTTTCCTCTGGGGCTTCATTGCAGCAATCTTATCCTTTCTGCCTGTTGTCGGAGCACCTTTAGTATGGATTCCTGCAACTATTGTCCAGTTTTTTCAGGAGGACTATACTGCAGCAATCGCTATACTTGCAGCGGGAATTTTTATAAGTGTTATTGACAACTTCCTCAGGCCCATTATCCAGAAAAAAGTCGGAGAAATTCACCCATTTCTGTCCCTGCTTGGAGTTGTTATAGGTATATCCCTTTTCGGGCTGTTAGGAATTGTTATAGGTCCCCTTCTGCTCTCCTACTTTGTTTTGACCGTACAGATGTTTTCAAGAGAATACCTTTCTTGA
- a CDS encoding ferritin family protein — MLSKIPVDIKNVSDGDIDKEILRAAIVAELDAVNLYEQMANLTKNENIKAVLMDVAKEEKTHIGEFQALLLQFDPQHKEELETGAKDAEEISSK; from the coding sequence TTGTTATCCAAGATACCTGTAGATATTAAAAACGTATCTGATGGAGACATCGATAAAGAAATCCTCAGAGCTGCAATCGTTGCCGAGCTTGATGCCGTAAACCTTTATGAACAGATGGCAAACTTAACAAAAAACGAGAATATAAAAGCTGTACTTATGGATGTGGCAAAAGAGGAAAAAACACATATCGGAGAGTTTCAGGCCCTGTTACTTCAGTTTGACCCTCAACACAAAGAGGAACTTGAGACTGGCGCTAAAGATGCGGAAGAGATATCATCCAAATAA